The sequence below is a genomic window from Oreochromis niloticus isolate F11D_XX linkage group LG3, O_niloticus_UMD_NMBU, whole genome shotgun sequence.
CCTCCTCTTTATTTAGGTTTGAATTAAGTTTGACAAAGTTTATTCTGAAATGACAATATTGACTTAAAATGTGATGGAAAACTTTaatctgttacagtttttttcTATTGGTTTGGCGCAGTTTTCACAAGCAATTGGTACATTTCCAAAACTCTTATTACTTATATCACAACAGATCATCAAAAGTGCGcctttttcaaacatttcagcATATTTTCAATTGTGTTAGTACAATACACATAATGACAAAATATCCTTGACACTACACAAAATAAGTGTTTCATCTAAATAAATGTTTCGTTCACAGTTACTGCCTTTCATAATGTTATCACTATAAAATTTTGGATGTGCATCTCTTATTGGTCAGTTTAATACATTTGTCTGTCACTTCATTCAGCTGATCTTAATGTTTAATCAATGAATCATTCATTATGTCCATGGATTTCCAACTTGACTGATTGTTGTCTGGTCATTTGTAAGTTACACATTGCTGCAAGAGCTTTCAATCCAGAAATACTAATTGCTAATTGTTTCCCCCTGATGATCACAATTAGTTACCATATAAGTAGAACTGTGTTTGAGACTTTGCACTGTTCAAATATGGAGCAGGATAGACTCGTAGGGAGAGGAAACCTTCATCggagaggtggtggtggtgctccTCGACAGAGAGGTGGgcacagacaaagagaaagaggtGGTGCTCCTCCTCGACAGAGAGGTGGTCTTCAGAGAAGTGTAGGCAGAAGACAACGCACCATCATCTCTAATGAAGTCCGGGCCATCATTGTTGACCATATGGTTAACAGAGGCTTTACCATGGCTGAGGCTGCCAGGTTGGTACAGCCTAATTTACAAAGGTCAACTGTCAGCTCTATCATCAGAACTTTTCACCAAGAAAACCGGTATGTCTGCTATAGCAACTTCACTTCTAAAATATAGTACTCTATTGTATAGATGAACAACATGTAATTGTCAGTTTACAGTAATGTAATTTGTAATACTTCAATATTGACAGTATATGATTATCCTCAGAATTAACAGGAGACAACCTGGTGGTGGTCGCCCACGTGTTTTGACTGACCAGCAGGAGTTGGCTGTGGAGGAAATGGTCAGGGCAAGGAATGACATACGGCTGTCTGAAATCAAACAGGCTATTGAGAACAGCAATGACACCTTTGCCAATGTGCCATCAATTAGCCTTCCAACGATGTCCCGGCTTTTGAAGAAGCACCAGGTTTCCATGAAACAAATTTACTTGGTTCCTTTTGAGAGGAACAATGTCCGGGTGAAACAACTGCGTTCAGAATATATTCAGGTACAATACTAAACTAGCATGCAATTACTGTAACAGTACTGACAACTAttagtagttaaaaaaaaaaaactacctaAATTATCATTGTAGAGGGTGATGGAGCTGGACGCTGCTGTGAATCATCACACGTATATTTTTGTTGATGAGGCCGGTTTCAATCTGGCAAAAACTACATGCAGAGGACGTAACCTTATTGGACAAAGGGCTACCATCCAAGTCCCTGGACAACGTGGGGGGAAACATCTCAATGTGTGCAGCTATATCTGAAGATGGTGTGGTAGGCTGTACACCAGTTCTAGGGTCATACAACACTGAACACCtgatagttgtttttttttaaatgaactggaGCAGGCCTgtgtaatggaatttcttttacttatgtactaatcacattattttattgtataatgccttggtgccactggattttaacatgtctcacacccatactgtaagaaggaagtggggggggggaagcagacca
It includes:
- the LOC112846224 gene encoding uncharacterized protein LOC112846224 isoform X1 encodes the protein MNHSLCPWISNLTDCCLVICKLHIAARAFNPEILIANCFPLMITISYHISRTVFETLHCSNMEQDRLVGRGNLHRRGGGGAPRQRGGHRQRERGGAPPRQRGGLQRSVGRRQRTIISNEVRAIIVDHMVNRGFTMAEAARLVQPNLQRSTVSSIIRTFHQENRINRRQPGGGRPRVLTDQQELAVEEMVRARNDIRLSEIKQAIENSNDTFANVPSISLPTMSRLLKKHQVSMKQIYLVPFERNNVRVKQLRSEYIQRVMELDAAVNHHTYIFVDEAGFNLAKTTCRGRNLIGQRATIQVPGQRGGKHLNVCSYI
- the LOC112846224 gene encoding uncharacterized protein LOC112846224 isoform X2; translation: MVNRGFTMAEAARINRRQPGGGRPRVLTDQQELAVEEMVRARNDIRLSEIKQAIENSNDTFANVPSISLPTMSRLLKKHQVSMKQIYLVPFERNNVRVKQLRSEYIQRVMELDAAVNHHTYIFVDEAGFNLAKTTCRGRNLIGQRATIQVPGQRGGKHLNVCSYI